One Gopherus evgoodei ecotype Sinaloan lineage chromosome 1, rGopEvg1_v1.p, whole genome shotgun sequence genomic window, ggtgtatggagatagatagatagatagatagatagagggggtgtgtggggatagatagatagatagagggggggtgtggggatagatagagggggtgggtggggatagatagatagaatggggtgtatggagatggatagatagagggggtgtatggagatagatagatagatagatagatagagggggtgtgtggggatagatagatagagggggtgtgtggggatagatagatagatagatagatagatagatagatagatagatagagggggtgtttgTGGCTAGATAGAGGGAGTGTAtggagatggatagatagagggggggtgtggggatagatagatagatagatagagggggtgtgtggggatagatagatagaatggtgggtggggatagatagatagatagatagagggggtgtttgTGGCTAGATAGAGGGAGTGTAtggagatggatagatagagggggtgtgtggggatagatagatagaatggtgggtggggatagatagatagagggggtgtatggagatagatagatagatagatagatagatagatagatagatagatagatagagggggtgtgtggggatagatagatagatagatagatagagggggtgtttgTGGCTAGATAGAGGGAGTGTAtggagatggatagatagagggggtgtgtggggatagatagatagaatggtgggtggggatagatagatagagggggtgtatggagatggataggtagatagatagatagatagagggggtgtgtggggatagatagatagatagatagatagatagatagatagagggggtgtttgTGGCTAGATAGAGGGAGTGTAtggagatggatagatagagggggtgtgtggggatagatagatagaatggtgggtggggatagatagagggggtgtgtggggatagatagatagatagagggggtgtttgTGGCTAGATAGAGGGAGTGTAtggagatggatagatagagggggtgtgtggggatagatagatagaatggtgggtggggatagatagatagagggggtgtgtggggatagatagatagatagagggggtgtttgTGGCTAGATAGAGGGAGTGTAtggagatggatagatagagggggtgtgtggggatagatagatagatagatagatagatagatagatagatagagggggtgtttgTGGCTAGATAGAGGGAGTGTAtggagatggatagatagagggggtgtgtggggatagatagatagaatggtgggtggggatagatagatagagggggtgtatggcgatagatagatagatagagggggtgtgtggggatagatagatagatagatagagggggggtgtggggatagatagatagaatggtgggtggggatagatagatagagggggtgtatggcgatagatagatagatagaggagggggtggggatagatagatagaatggtgggtggggatagatagatagagggggtgtatggagatggatagatagatagatagatagatagggggtgtgtggagatggatagatagagggggtgtctgtggatagatagatagagggggtgggtggggatagatagatagagggggggtgtggggatagatagatagatgggggtgtatggagatagatagatagatagagggggggtgtggggatagatagatagagggggggtgtggggatagatagatagaatggtgggtggggatagatagatagagggggtgtatggagatggataggtagatagatagatagatagagggggtgtgtggggatagatagatagaatggtgggtggggatagatagagggggtgtgtggggatagatagatagatagagggggtgggtggggatagatagatagagggggggtgtggggatagatagatagatagatagaggggggtgtggggatagatagagggggtgggtggggatagatagatagatagatagagggggggtgtggggatagatagagggggtgggtggggatagatagatagagggggtgtgtggggatagatagatagatagagggggggtgtggggatagatagagggggtgggtggggatagatagatagagggggtgtatggagatagatagatagatagagggggtgtatggcgatagatagatagatagagggggggtgtggggatagatagatagaggggggggTGTGGGGATAGAGCGGTTCCCAGCCCGATCCGAGCGGCAGGTGAGACTGGCCCGGGGTcccggggctggcagccgggacggGTTTGCCCCCAGGCCGGCGCGGGCAGCTGGGTGTCGGGGCGCGGGGAGGGGACGGGAGAGGAGCCCCGCGCTGCAGCCGGCCCGGCTCTTCTCTCGCTCTGCCCGGCGCTGCAGCGGGCGCTCGATGGGGCGAGCCGGAGGAGGGGAGCGATGAGTAACCCTTGTGCAATGCTGCCGCGGCGCTATATAAGCCGGCCCTGCCCGACATGGAGCCAGCGCAGCGCGGAGGGGAAGCGAGCCGGGAGGTAAGGTGTGGgacccccttcccttctcctcgGTCCTTCCCGGGCGCCGGGCCTCAGGCTGGCTGGCTCAGctggggctgccctgccctgctcccgccCCGCCACGGGGCAGGCAGCCGGAGCCCGGCGCTTCTGCTCTGCCTACGGACCGGGAAGGAACCTCTCTGGGGCCATGGGGTTTAAAAGCTGCCAGGCGGGGGTGGCCCTGTCGGGCTCGGGGGAGCAGGGTTCCCTGCCTGGCTTTGCCAGCCAAGTCCCTGTtacgtgcctcagttttccctgttGCCAAATGGGACTGAGGCTCGGAGGTCTGTGGGAGGGAGAGTGCCAGGCGGCACTGTTGTGTTAATGGGCGATGGAGGGGCAGTGTATAGGGCAAGACAGGATTCACCCCTCTCcagggggtgtggggaaggagcCCTATAGTCCTGGTGATCTGAACCCCTGCAAGACAGGGGGCTCCCCGGTGGTCTGGGGGAGAGAGCAGCTCAGGGCAAGGGAGGAAGCAGGTGAGACAGGAAGGAAGATTGGAGAGAAGGGGCAAAGAAACTGACCAGGTGGGGAGATCCAGGGGCCCAGTGTCACAGGGGCCAGGTCTGGAAGGAGGCTTGGGATCAAGAGGTCCCAGTGCAGCTGGTGTCTCATCTCACTCATGCTGGGGGGAGTCTGGTGCTAGCTCAGCGCGAGGCTTGGGAGGTGCAGAGGGGTGTCAGCAGGACGCTGTGGTCTATCTCAGCCCTGCCAAACTGCCAGGAGACTTTATCTGGCCAGATATAAAGCCAGTGTCCCTGCCTGGGCACACAGGACTGTCGAGCGGCTCTCCGCACCAGGTCCCTTGCGCTGCTTGGCTGAGAGCATTTCCCCATGCAGAGATGCTTGGGCTGTGAGCAGCCCTGGCTGCTGATGGGGAGCCTGTTATGTTTCACTGTGGGGGCTGGTTTattcctgctaggggaaaggTGCCTGATTAAGCCAGGGGCTGGGGTCCAGTGATCACTCGTCCCCCTGGCCTTGTGTCCCCCTTGCCATGTGCTCGGGCTTTCTGCTCTGCACCACGTTGTCCCATTGCCAAGAGGCAGGGCTGGTGGTGGAGGTGTTGGGCTGGACGAGGGAGAGCTGGGGTCTGGCCCTGGGCAAGTCCCCCCCGTACAGCAGCGATGATGTTACTGCCTGACCTCGTGCTGTGAGGAAGTACCTGCACAGCAGTGACAGGACCTTGCCTGGCCCCAGGCAGCTCAATCCAGCTTTGCTAGCCAAGGGCCACTCAACccgctttaatctagctagtgcaATGACCAGGGCAGTGCCGATGTGGCAGCGTAGACCCTGGCACAGGCTAGCAAGCGACAAGCCTGCCAGGGGCCCCAGGAACATACGCGATTGCTGGCCACCACTTCTTCAGCGAGAGACAGCGCTGCCGGGAATCTCAGCCTGAGCCTTTGCAggccacagggcagggagccctgCCAGGAATCTCAAACCGAAACCTTGACACATCACACATGGTGCAGAGCCGCACGGGCTTGTGGCCACCAGTGAAAGAGAAAAGAACGCacagtggagggggaggggtggccagGCAGCTGCCAAGTCAGGGAGAGGGTAATATGAGGACATGGGGAGTGGAAGGGAGTCGACGGGCTTGTGGCTGACGGACTGGGCTGGAGTCAGGAGCTcttggttcagttcccagctgtgaCACGTGGGAGCATGGGGGAGCCGTTTAATCCCTCCGTTCCCCGTCAGGGCTATGGGATAACGACCTCTCTCATCCTCCCGCTGGCTAGCCAGCCTGGGAGCTCATTGGGGCAGAGCCTGTCTCTCTCTGTGGACACGCAGCACCCAGCCCCGGGCCCCGATCTCGGGTAGGTGCAGCCCAAACAACTCACACGTTTGTTCCGTGCTCCCATGGAGAGCTGCAGGTGTAAGGTGTACTGCACAGACCATGCTGCTGAATGCTGCAGGACACCTCCAGGGACAGCTCCCCGTCCTGTGTCCTGCTGCTTTAACCCCTGGGGCTGCAGAGTCAGTGCAGGCCTGTACAATGCAACGCCCCCGGAGGCCTCgtcagcagctgggacccctggTTCTACTGGCATGGGCTCCTCGGCTCAGGCTAAAAGACCCAGCCGAGAGCCAGACGCAGATTTGGGGCAGTTGCTCCTTCATTTGATAGCTTGGTGCCCTATGCACAGGCAGAGCAGCCCACCCCTGTTGGAGCAGAGGCAGCCACAGCACCCCACAGCTCTCAGACCTCCTGGGAGGCCACGTCTCTAGGGGGCTGCAAACACCCCTTTATCTTGCGTCGCTCTTGCCTGTTTAGGGCCTTAGcgaagaaggagggaggaaaatgcGGTGTCCCAGCTTgccgctctgtgggctgctctgCGTTTGGCTGCCTCTCTTCTACAGCCGGCCAGTGAAAATCGACAAGGTCAAGACCGACACCAAAAACCTCACACGAACCATCATAGCCCGGATCCAGGAGCACCAGGTATGAGGGGGCGAGCCGGGCAGAGGATCAGTGAGGTGATTGAGTCAGCTCATGGAAGGATTCCTCTCCTGGCACTGCTGTATTTCACCCTCAGGGCACGAACAGACTCCTGGGGCCAGGCCCTCTGCAGGTGGAAAGGAACACCCAGCCCGAGAAGGCAGTGGGccccaccagctgaggatctggcccagggaatcaaagcTGGACGCAACTGTGGGTGCAGGGTTGATGACTCTGTAACTGCCCACCCCATCCTGAGTCCCTTCCCCGGGGGAACGGTTCTGCTGTCCCTGATCTGGCTGGAAGGGAGCCTTCCTCAAGGGTCAGCATGAATCTCCCTTGCTCCCTGGGACAGCCCTTCGCTGCCCGGCGCTGAGGACAGGCAGCTGGGGTGTCATGTCCTGGCTGCTGTCCTTATCTCTGAGACAGGGAACACATACACACTTTTCTAGTACATGCTACTTCCATCATCCACGTTCCCCTGCTCCGAGCCCTTCCGGGCCTTGTCCTCCCTAGGACTGCGGAGCCCAAGCCTAGGCTGGCTGGCCAGATGAGCTCTCCCCCGAGGCACGGCTATCTCTCTGCTCCAGGGATCTCCAGGCATGTCTCAATGCTCCAAGCTCCTGGCACTCACTGAGCAGGTTAGGAGGGGCCCAAGGGTGGCCACATGCCAGTGGCAGAGAGGGAAAAAGGAGCCAGCTCCCAGGCTCTGTGGTTTAACCGCCcatcctttctgcagccccaaagTGAGTCGTTTGCTGCCAAATGCTGCAAACTGTCACTTGACTTTGCCCACTGGATGCCCCAACACTGCCCACCATGCTGCATTCCTACCTGGGGGCAGTGGCGGATTAGCCAGTGGGATGacagggcccatgcccagggcccCCGGCCAATTGTGGGGCCCTGGAAAAAATCCGCTGCTGGGCGGCGGAAGCCTGGCGCCCCAGCAGAAGCACCGTTCGGGTGGGTCAGGGGAAGCTGCAGCGCCTGGAGCCCGGCTGTGGCCTGGGATTGGAGGTGCTCTCGCTCACGGCCACggcttcagggctgggggagctctcACTCCCCGCTGCATCCCTGGGgccgtggggggaggggacagagcttCTCTGATCTTTGAGGGGGGCAAAAAGAAGCAAAGGGGTTGCAGGGCCATAGTAGGGAGCAGAATGGGGTGGGACCACAGGCAGAAGGAGTGAAGAGGGCCCCCCCACTTGCTCTAGCCGAGGGGCTCATGaaaccttaatctgcctctgcttGGGGGATCCCAGATAACTCTCTGATGGAAGccagggcaggaggcagcaggTGGCAGTTAGAACCAGCCCGTTTGTGACCTTGACACATGGCACATGtgtttcctccccctctctccccacctcacaCATGCTGTAGAAGGTGCCTTCAAAGGCAGCATAGCAAGGGGCCTAGCCAGTCCATGGCCGCCGGTGTGGCCTTCCCAATGCCTTTGCGATGGAGTGTTTGGCGTGTCCCCAGGAAGAGCATGCAGGCCTTTCCAGAGCTGTCTGAGCTACCGGGGCTGATCCCCGGAGCATAGCCGTGCCATAGTCCTTAGCCAAACAGCCTCTGCAGAGAAGAGAGGGCAGCCCTGTGCTAGCGTGGCTAACTAGCCTTCTCCTCCATGCAGCTCTTCCCTCTGAACTTGAAGATAAATGGACTTGACTTCATCCCTGGAGAGCAACCCTTGGAGAGCTTAGACTCCATGGACAAGACCTTGCAGATATTCCAGAGGATCCTGCCCAGCCTGCTCATGGAAAACATGCCAGTAGCACAAATCTTCAACGACATAGAGAACCTCCGGAGTCTGATCCAGACCTTGGGTTCTCACCTCGGTTGCACCTTCCACAAATCCTCTAACCTGGATGCTCTGGGGAATCTGACAGAGCTGCTGACTACCTCTCCTTACACCACTGCCGTGGTGGCGCTGGACCGGCTCCAGAAGTGCCTGCACAGCATCGTCAAACATCTGGATCACATTCAGAGCTGCTAGAGGAGAACGGCTGTGTCACCAGCTGACTGAAAGCCTCGAATGGGACATCTTTGTTCTAGGTTCTCCCATAAGTCAGCTTCAGAGCACCACCTCTGGCCCGCTGCTCTGAATGTTAGAATTTTCATTCCCACACGTTCTTCCACTGAGAGAAAATACACCAAGGACTTTACCTGGTCCCGGCCATACACTCCTTGCTGTGCTTCTATCAAGGAGCAAAATACTGAGGCCTGAGGACTCTCACCGCCACTGGAAGTTTGTTTGTGATCTGAATTGCTACCTATGCCAAAGAGAAATTTACCACTCCCCTGGTAAGGAGCACAAGGCTGGCTATCCAGGAGCTACCATCATGCCTTTGTTGTAGGAAGTCTATGCCTGGAGCAGTTTTccagtatttatttattgtatctgtatttttttaatttaagtttgaaatgggctgcactgacccagtgGCCTCTCTGTGGCGCTGTGCGCCTGTGGGAGGTGCGGAGCCTAGCGTTCTCTTCCGGGGCCTAGAAAAGGGGGAGCGTTACATACGTGGCCCACACCACCTGATGGGAGGGGAACAGAAGTTTAGCATCACTCCTTCTTGATGACTTGAAAGTGGCAAGGTCCCATCCAACCCAAAGTGACTGGGGGCTGGCAGAAAACTCCATGGAGGTGTGACATGTTCGCTTGTTGACGTGTATATTTATTTCTTGTATGATCTGTTTTGAAGTAAAGTTCATTCCTCTGCTGCTGATCTGGTCCATTGGCCCCGATGTTGGGATTTCACTGCCTTTCAGTTTGTACCTGGAAAACTTGGGCAAACTTTGCTCAGAGAAACCAGCAAGCGTCTTAGCGCTTTTGGTCGAAAGCACCGATCAGTACCAGGTCCTGTCCGGAGACAGGCCCATCGGTGTGCGTTCGTTCCAGCCATGccagggctctgtccccagccagtcaggggtgcctgggttcCATGCTGGGGGGGGAGCTGCCTGCACTGGGCTCTCAGAGGGACAGCCATCAAGCCAGTGAGGAAGTTGGGCTCCTCAGACCTGCTCACACCCATGTGCTGATGAGTGTGGGACAGGAAATGACATCTCTTCATGCAGGGGTTGGCctatgtcacggagtgtggggggagaccagaccctgcaccccccacttcctgcaattcaccgtgactcttagccagccagtaaagcagaaggtttatttggaCGACatgaacacagtccaagacaggtcttgcaggcacagagagcagaaccccctttagttaggtccatctgcggcccccagggaggccacagccccatcggggcccctctccatttcccagccagcttcaaaactgaaactccctctAGTCTCTGACtcagcctccccctgcctcctcccccagcctttgtgtcctttgtccaatGTCCCAGGCAGAGGGGTTagctggcctccaacccccctcctggggtctcaGGTtccatgctcaggtatcctcccttccccaatgcagacagtcccagcacaaccccctgcagccttcccagGTCAATGCTCCCCAGTCAGCAATCACAGAACACAgcaagaacagtcccacttcgtcacggCCTAGTTACCCAACACTTCTAGCCTCTTCCATTAATTGCCTGTTGTCTGCTGCTTCCCCGCAGCTGAATCCTCTGCCTGTGACTTACCGCCATTCCCTGGCACCGTGGGAGCACCGGGGGGGCGGGATTTGTCCTCTCCCCTGGCCGGCCGGGTTCCTACCCCCAGAAGGGCGGGCCAAGGCCTCGACTCAGGACACGTCTGCGCTGCAGGCAGCGGTACGACACACTCGAGCAAGCCAGCTTCAACCCCAATGGCCGTAGAGCGGCAGTAGCATGTGCTGTACAGCTGCTCCGA contains:
- the LEP gene encoding leptin; the encoded protein is MRCPSLPLCGLLCVWLPLFYSRPVKIDKVKTDTKNLTRTIIARIQEHQLFPLNLKINGLDFIPGEQPLESLDSMDKTLQIFQRILPSLLMENMPVAQIFNDIENLRSLIQTLGSHLGCTFHKSSNLDALGNLTELLTTSPYTTAVVALDRLQKCLHSIVKHLDHIQSC